A portion of the Desmodus rotundus isolate HL8 chromosome 8, HLdesRot8A.1, whole genome shotgun sequence genome contains these proteins:
- the MSL2 gene encoding E3 ubiquitin-protein ligase MSL2, with protein MNPVNATALYISASRLVLNYDPGDPKAFTEINRLLPYFRQSLSCCVCGHLLQDPIAPINSTCQHYVCKNCKGKKMMMKPSCSWCKDYEQFEENKQLSILVNCYKKLCEYITQTTLARDIIEAVDCSSDILALLNDGSLLCEETEKPSDSSFTLCLTHSPLPSTSEPTTDPQASLSPISESTLSIAIGSSVINGLPTYNGLSIDRFGINIPSPEHSNTIDVCNTVDIKTEDLSDSLPPVCDTVATDLCSTGIDICSFSEDIKPGDSLLLSVEEVLRSLETVSNTEVCCPNLQPNLEATVSNGPFLQLSSQSLSHNVFMSTNPALHGLSCTAATPKVAKLNRKRSRSESDSEKVQPLPISTIIRGPTLGASAPVTVKRESKISLQPIATVPNGGTTPKISKTVLLSTKSMKKSHEHGSKKSHSKTKPGILKKDKTVKEKIPSHHFMPGSPTKTVYKKPQEKKGCKCGRATQNPSVLTCRGQRCPCYSNRKACLDCICRGCQNSYMANGEKKLEAFAVPEKALEQTRLTLGINVTSIAVRNASTSTSVINVTGSPVTTFLAASTHDDKSLDEAIDMRFDC; from the coding sequence gACATTTACTACAAGATCCTATTGCACCCATCAACTCCACCTGCCAACACTATGTCTGCAAAAATTGTAAAGGCAAGAAAATGATGATGAAACCTTCATGTAGTTGGTGCAAAGACTATGAGCAGTTTGAGGAAAACAAGCAGTTAAGCATCCTAGTGAACTGCTACAAAAAACTGTGTGAATATATAACACAGACCACGTTGGCACGGGATATAATAGAAGCAGTTGACTGTTCTTCTGATATTTTGGCTTTGCTTAATGATGGATCATTGCTttgtgaggagacagaaaaaccCTCAGATTCATCCTTTACTTTGTGTTTGACACATTCCCCTTTACCTTCGACCTCAGAACCCACAACTGATCCTCAAGCAAGTTTATCTCCAATATCTGAAAGCACCCTCAGCATTGCTATTGGCAGTTCTGTTATCAATGGTTTGCCTACTTATAATGGGCTTTCAATAGATAGATTTGGTATAAATATTCCTTCACCTGAACATTCAAATACAATTGATGTATGTAACACTGTTGACATAAAAACTGAAGATCTGTCTGACAGCTTGCCACCTGTCTGTGACACGGTCGCTACTGACTTATGCTCCACAGGCATTGATATCTGCAGTTTCAGTGAAGATATAAAACCTGGTGATTCTCTATTACTGAGTGTTGAGGAAGTACTCCGCAGCCTAGAAACTGTTTCAAACACAGAGGTTTGTTGCCCTAATTTGCAGCCCAACTTGGAAGCCACTGTATCCAATGGACCTTTTCTGCAGCTTTCTTCCCAGTCTCTTAGCCATAATGTTTTTATGTCCACCAATCCTGCACTTCATGGATTATCGTGTACAGCAGCAACTCCGAAGGTagcaaaattaaacagaaaacgATCCAGATCAGAAAGCGACAGTGAGAAAGTTCAGCCACTTCCAATTTCTACCATTATCCGAGGCCCAACATTGGGGGCATCTGCTCCTGTGACAGTGAAACGGGAGAGCAAAATTTCTCTTCAGCCTATAGCAACTGTTCCCAATGGAGGCACAACACCCAAAATCAGCAAAACTGTACTTTTATCTACTAAAAGCATGAAAAAGAGTCATGAACATGGATCCAAGAAATCTCACTCTAAAACCAAGCCAGGTAttcttaaaaaagacaaaacagtaaAGGAAAAGATTCCTAGTCATCATTTTATGCCAGGAAGTCCTACCAAGACTGTGTATAAAAAGCCCCAGGAAAAGAAAGGGTGTAAATGTGGGCGTGCTACTCAAAATCCAAGTGTTCTTACATGCCGCGGCCAACGCTGCCCTTGCTACTCTAACCGCAAAGCCTGCTTAGATTGTATATGTCGTGGCTGCCAAAACTCCTATATGGCCAATGGGGAGAAGAAGTTGGAGGCATTTGCTGTGCCAGAAAAGGCCTTGGAGCAGACCAGGCTCACATTGGGCATTAATGTGACTAGCATTGCTGTGCGCAATGCTAGTACCAGCACCAGTGTAATTAATGTCACAGGGTCCCCAGTAACGACGTTTTTAGCTGCCAGTACACATGATGATAAAAGTTTGGATGAAGCTATAGACATGAGATTCGACTGTTAA